In Rhinatrema bivittatum chromosome 1, aRhiBiv1.1, whole genome shotgun sequence, a single genomic region encodes these proteins:
- the PCDH7 gene encoding protocadherin-7 isoform X5: MQAPGCCFYVLLLLVAVAPAPAKRVLRYRLAEEGPADVRVGNVAADLDIVAGSGEVTFSLESGGEYLKIDNVTGELSTGERRVDREKLPQCQMIFDENECFLDFEVSVIGPAQSWVDLFEGRVIVTDVNDNTPAFPSPVLTLSVEENRPVGTLYLLPTATDRDFGRNGIERYELLQEGRAALPLPPGEGKRRAEGASGVFELQVADTSEGEKQPQLIVKGPLDREQRDSYELTLRVRDGGNPPRSSQSILRVLITDVNDNSPRFERAVYEADLAENSAPGTPILQLRAADADAGVNGQLEYVFGAGTESVRRLLRLDETSGWLSVLHRIDREEVAQLRFTVAARDRGQPSRADKATVVLSIRDENDNVPVVDIRKIGRIPLKDGVAHVAEDVLVDTPVALVQVSDRDQGENGAVTCTVVGDVPFQLKPASDGEGEQNKKKYFLHTSAPLDYESVRDYHVVIVAVDSGSPSLSSNNSLLVRVGDTNDNPPLFGQAVLEVAFPENNLPGERVATVLATDADSGKNAELAYSLDPAMAGIFAIDPDTGDITVNGVLDREQNDRYEFQVTARDKGLPILQGTATVVVQVADRNDNEPKFMQDVFTFYVKENLQPNSPVGMVTVMDADKGRNAEMSLSVEDSSVFSIENDTGTIYSTVSFDREQQTSYTFKVKAMDGGEPPRSATATVSLFVMDENDNAPTVYYPSNKSHAVLLPSSNLRTVVATVNATDNDTGVNADLNYSIVGGNPFKLFEIDTTSGVISLVGKLAQKHYGLHRLVVQVNDSGQPPQSTITLVHVFVNESVSNASVVESQITRSLHTPLTQDIAGDPSYELSKQRLSIVIGVVAGIVIVILIILIVVMARYCRSKNKNGYEAGKKDHEDFFTPQQHDKSKKPKKDKKNKKSKQPLYSSIVTVEASKPNGQRYDSVNEKLSDSPSMGRYRSVNGGPGSPDLARHYKSSSPLPTVQLHPQSPTAGKKHQAVQELPPANTFVGAGDNISIGSDHCSEYSCQTNNKYSKQIQNFG, encoded by the coding sequence ATGCAGGCTCCCGGGTGTTGCTTCTATGTTCTGCTCCTGCtggtggcagtggccccagcCCCGGCTAAGCGGGTGCTACGTTAccggctggcagaggaagggccGGCTGACGTGCGTGTGGGCAATGTGGCTGCTGACTTGGACATCGTGGCAGGCTCGGGGGAGGTGACCTTCAGCCTGGAGTCAGGTGGCGAGTACCTGAAGATCGACAATGTGACTGGCGAGTTGAGCACAGGTGAGCGGCGCGTGGACCGCGAGAAACTGCCACAGTGCCAAATGATTTTCGATGAGAATGAATGTTTCCTGGACTTTGAGGTGTCTGTGATCGGGCCAGCACAGAGCTGGGTGGACCTCTTCGAGGGTCGTGTAATCGTGACTGACGTCAATGACAACACGCCCGCCTTCCCCTCACCTGTGCTCACCCTCAGCGTGGAGGAGAACCGGCCAGTGGGTACCCTCTATTTGCTGCCCACTGCCACTGACCGTGATTTCGGCCGCAACGGCATTGAGCGCTACGAGCTTCTGCAGGAGGGTCGTGCTGCCCTGCCACTGCCACCGGGCGAGGGCAAGCGGAGGGCCGAGGGGGCCAGTGGCGTCTTTGAGCTGCAAGTAGCTGACACGTCGGAAGGTGAGAAGCAGCCACAGCTGATTGTCAAGGGCCCACTGGACCGCGAGCAGCGGGACTCATATGAGCTGACCCTCCGGGTGCGTGACGGCGGAAACCCACCTCGTTCCTCGCAATCCATCCTGCGCGTGCTCATCACAGATGTGAATGACAACAGCCCACGTTTCGAGCGTGCTGTCTATGAGGCAGATTTGGCCGAGAACAGTGCACCTGGCACGCCCATCCTGCAGCTGCGGGCAGCTGATGCTGATGCAGGCGTCAACGGGCAGCTGGAGTATGTCTTCGGTGCTGGCACTGAGTCAGTGCGCCGCTTGCTCCGCCTGGATGAGACTTCTGGCTGGCTCAGCGTGCTTCACCGTATTGACCGTGAGGAGGTGGCACAACTGCGCTTCACAGTAGCGGCGCGTGACCGTGGCCAGCCATCGCGTGCTGACAAGGCCACTGTGGTGCTGAGCATCCGTGACGAGAATGACAATGTGCCTGTTGTTGACATCCGCAAGATCGGACGTATCCCGCTCAAGGACGGCGTGGCACACGTGGCTGAGGACGTACTGGTGGACACACCCGTGGCACTTGTGCAGGTCTCTGACCGTGACCAGGGTGAGAACGGTGCTGTCACATGCACGGTGGTGGGTGATGTGCCCTTCCAGCTTAAGCCAGCCAGTGATGGTGAGGGTGAGCAGAACAAGAAGAAGTACTTCCTGCACACCTCGGCACCACTTGACTATGAGAGTGTGCGTGACTACCATGTGGTCATCGTGGCTGTGGACTCTGGCAGCCCCAGCCTGTCCAGTAACAACTCCCTGCTTGTGCGTGTGGGCGACACCAATGACAACCCACCTCTCTTCGGCCAGGCTGTGCTGGAGGTGGCTTTCCCAGAGAACAACCTGCCAGGAGAGCGTGTGGCCACCGTGCTAGCCACTGATGCTGACAGTGGCAAAAATGCTGAGCTGGCTTACTCACTGGACCCTGCCATGGCCGGTATCTTCGCCATTGACCCAGACACAGGTGACATCACTGTTAATGGTGTGCTAGACAGGGAGCAGAATGACCGCTACGAGTTCCAAGTCACAGCCCGTGACAAGGGCCTGCCTATCCTGCAGGGTACAGCCACTGTGGTGGTACAGGTGGCTGACAGGAATGACAATGAGCCCAAGTTCATGCAGGATGTCTTCACTTTCTACGTCAAGGAGAACCTGCAGCCCAATagccccgtgggcatggtcaccgTCATGGACGCCGACAAGGGCCGCAATGCTGAGATGAGCCTCTCTGTGGAGGACAGCAGTGTATTTTCCATTGAGAATGATACAGGCACTATATATTCCACCGTCTCCTTCGACAGGGAGCAACAGACCAGTTACACGTTCAAAGTGAAGGCCATGGATGGGGGCGAGCCCCCTCGATCAGCCACAGCCACTGTCTCCCTCTTCGTTATGGATGAAAATGACAATGCCCCTACTGTCTACTACCCTAGCAACAAGTCTCATGCTGTCCTGCTCCCTTCCAGCAACCTGCGGACGGTGGTGGCCACAGTAAATGCCACTGATAATGATACAGGTGTCAATGCTGATCTGAACTATAGTATTGTTGGAGGCAATCCTTTCAAACTCTTTGAGATAGACACCACCAGCGGGGTGATCTCATTGGTAGGCAAGCTGGCACAAAAGCACTATGGCTTGCATCGGCTGGTGGTGCAGGTAAATGACAGTGGCCAACCTCCCCAGTCCACCATCACACTGGTCCACGTGTTTGTTAATGAAAGTGTCTCCAATGCCAGTGTGGTGGAATCCCAGATAACCAGAAGTTTGCACACACCCCTAACCCAGGATATTGCTGGAGACCCCAGCTATGAATTAAGCAAGCAAAGACTGAGCATTGTCATTGGTGTGGTGGCTGGCATTGTGATAGTTATTCTGATCATCTTAATTGTGGTCATGGCCCGATACTGCAGGTCAAAGAATAAGAATGGCTACGAAGCTGGCAAAAAAGATCACGAGGACTTTTTTACCCCACAACAGCATGATAAATCTAAAAAACCGAAGAAAGacaagaaaaataagaaatctaAGCAGCCTTTGTATAGTAGTATTGTGACAGTAGAGGCTTCCAAACCAAATGGACAGAGATATGACAGCGTCAACGAGAAGCTGTCGGACAGTCCCAGCATGGGACGGTACCGTTCTGTTAATGGTGGACCAGGAAGCCCTGATCTTGCCAGGCATTACAAATCCAGCTCCCCCTTACCTACTGTTCAGCTTCACCCCCAGTCCCCAACTGCTGGAAAAAAACACCAGGCTGTACAAGAACTTCCACCAGCCAATACTTTTGTGGGAGCAGGAGACAACATTTCAATTGGATCAGATCACTGTTCTGAGTATAGTTGTCAAACCAATAACAAGTACAGCAAACAG
- the PCDH7 gene encoding protocadherin-7 isoform X4: MQAPGCCFYVLLLLVAVAPAPAKRVLRYRLAEEGPADVRVGNVAADLDIVAGSGEVTFSLESGGEYLKIDNVTGELSTGERRVDREKLPQCQMIFDENECFLDFEVSVIGPAQSWVDLFEGRVIVTDVNDNTPAFPSPVLTLSVEENRPVGTLYLLPTATDRDFGRNGIERYELLQEGRAALPLPPGEGKRRAEGASGVFELQVADTSEGEKQPQLIVKGPLDREQRDSYELTLRVRDGGNPPRSSQSILRVLITDVNDNSPRFERAVYEADLAENSAPGTPILQLRAADADAGVNGQLEYVFGAGTESVRRLLRLDETSGWLSVLHRIDREEVAQLRFTVAARDRGQPSRADKATVVLSIRDENDNVPVVDIRKIGRIPLKDGVAHVAEDVLVDTPVALVQVSDRDQGENGAVTCTVVGDVPFQLKPASDGEGEQNKKKYFLHTSAPLDYESVRDYHVVIVAVDSGSPSLSSNNSLLVRVGDTNDNPPLFGQAVLEVAFPENNLPGERVATVLATDADSGKNAELAYSLDPAMAGIFAIDPDTGDITVNGVLDREQNDRYEFQVTARDKGLPILQGTATVVVQVADRNDNEPKFMQDVFTFYVKENLQPNSPVGMVTVMDADKGRNAEMSLSVEDSSVFSIENDTGTIYSTVSFDREQQTSYTFKVKAMDGGEPPRSATATVSLFVMDENDNAPTVYYPSNKSHAVLLPSSNLRTVVATVNATDNDTGVNADLNYSIVGGNPFKLFEIDTTSGVISLVGKLAQKHYGLHRLVVQVNDSGQPPQSTITLVHVFVNESVSNASVVESQITRSLHTPLTQDIAGDPSYELSKQRLSIVIGVVAGIVIVILIILIVVMARYCRSKNKNGYEAGKKDHEDFFTPQQHDKSKKPKKDKKNKKSKQPLYSSIVTVEASKPNGQRYDSVNEKLSDSPSMGRYRSVNGGPGSPDLARHYKSSSPLPTVQLHPQSPTAGKKHQAVQELPPANTFVGAGDNISIGSDHCSEYSCQTNNKYSKQEATLQGSPVEDVFYKQERSKTLGSLRSL; this comes from the coding sequence ATGCAGGCTCCCGGGTGTTGCTTCTATGTTCTGCTCCTGCtggtggcagtggccccagcCCCGGCTAAGCGGGTGCTACGTTAccggctggcagaggaagggccGGCTGACGTGCGTGTGGGCAATGTGGCTGCTGACTTGGACATCGTGGCAGGCTCGGGGGAGGTGACCTTCAGCCTGGAGTCAGGTGGCGAGTACCTGAAGATCGACAATGTGACTGGCGAGTTGAGCACAGGTGAGCGGCGCGTGGACCGCGAGAAACTGCCACAGTGCCAAATGATTTTCGATGAGAATGAATGTTTCCTGGACTTTGAGGTGTCTGTGATCGGGCCAGCACAGAGCTGGGTGGACCTCTTCGAGGGTCGTGTAATCGTGACTGACGTCAATGACAACACGCCCGCCTTCCCCTCACCTGTGCTCACCCTCAGCGTGGAGGAGAACCGGCCAGTGGGTACCCTCTATTTGCTGCCCACTGCCACTGACCGTGATTTCGGCCGCAACGGCATTGAGCGCTACGAGCTTCTGCAGGAGGGTCGTGCTGCCCTGCCACTGCCACCGGGCGAGGGCAAGCGGAGGGCCGAGGGGGCCAGTGGCGTCTTTGAGCTGCAAGTAGCTGACACGTCGGAAGGTGAGAAGCAGCCACAGCTGATTGTCAAGGGCCCACTGGACCGCGAGCAGCGGGACTCATATGAGCTGACCCTCCGGGTGCGTGACGGCGGAAACCCACCTCGTTCCTCGCAATCCATCCTGCGCGTGCTCATCACAGATGTGAATGACAACAGCCCACGTTTCGAGCGTGCTGTCTATGAGGCAGATTTGGCCGAGAACAGTGCACCTGGCACGCCCATCCTGCAGCTGCGGGCAGCTGATGCTGATGCAGGCGTCAACGGGCAGCTGGAGTATGTCTTCGGTGCTGGCACTGAGTCAGTGCGCCGCTTGCTCCGCCTGGATGAGACTTCTGGCTGGCTCAGCGTGCTTCACCGTATTGACCGTGAGGAGGTGGCACAACTGCGCTTCACAGTAGCGGCGCGTGACCGTGGCCAGCCATCGCGTGCTGACAAGGCCACTGTGGTGCTGAGCATCCGTGACGAGAATGACAATGTGCCTGTTGTTGACATCCGCAAGATCGGACGTATCCCGCTCAAGGACGGCGTGGCACACGTGGCTGAGGACGTACTGGTGGACACACCCGTGGCACTTGTGCAGGTCTCTGACCGTGACCAGGGTGAGAACGGTGCTGTCACATGCACGGTGGTGGGTGATGTGCCCTTCCAGCTTAAGCCAGCCAGTGATGGTGAGGGTGAGCAGAACAAGAAGAAGTACTTCCTGCACACCTCGGCACCACTTGACTATGAGAGTGTGCGTGACTACCATGTGGTCATCGTGGCTGTGGACTCTGGCAGCCCCAGCCTGTCCAGTAACAACTCCCTGCTTGTGCGTGTGGGCGACACCAATGACAACCCACCTCTCTTCGGCCAGGCTGTGCTGGAGGTGGCTTTCCCAGAGAACAACCTGCCAGGAGAGCGTGTGGCCACCGTGCTAGCCACTGATGCTGACAGTGGCAAAAATGCTGAGCTGGCTTACTCACTGGACCCTGCCATGGCCGGTATCTTCGCCATTGACCCAGACACAGGTGACATCACTGTTAATGGTGTGCTAGACAGGGAGCAGAATGACCGCTACGAGTTCCAAGTCACAGCCCGTGACAAGGGCCTGCCTATCCTGCAGGGTACAGCCACTGTGGTGGTACAGGTGGCTGACAGGAATGACAATGAGCCCAAGTTCATGCAGGATGTCTTCACTTTCTACGTCAAGGAGAACCTGCAGCCCAATagccccgtgggcatggtcaccgTCATGGACGCCGACAAGGGCCGCAATGCTGAGATGAGCCTCTCTGTGGAGGACAGCAGTGTATTTTCCATTGAGAATGATACAGGCACTATATATTCCACCGTCTCCTTCGACAGGGAGCAACAGACCAGTTACACGTTCAAAGTGAAGGCCATGGATGGGGGCGAGCCCCCTCGATCAGCCACAGCCACTGTCTCCCTCTTCGTTATGGATGAAAATGACAATGCCCCTACTGTCTACTACCCTAGCAACAAGTCTCATGCTGTCCTGCTCCCTTCCAGCAACCTGCGGACGGTGGTGGCCACAGTAAATGCCACTGATAATGATACAGGTGTCAATGCTGATCTGAACTATAGTATTGTTGGAGGCAATCCTTTCAAACTCTTTGAGATAGACACCACCAGCGGGGTGATCTCATTGGTAGGCAAGCTGGCACAAAAGCACTATGGCTTGCATCGGCTGGTGGTGCAGGTAAATGACAGTGGCCAACCTCCCCAGTCCACCATCACACTGGTCCACGTGTTTGTTAATGAAAGTGTCTCCAATGCCAGTGTGGTGGAATCCCAGATAACCAGAAGTTTGCACACACCCCTAACCCAGGATATTGCTGGAGACCCCAGCTATGAATTAAGCAAGCAAAGACTGAGCATTGTCATTGGTGTGGTGGCTGGCATTGTGATAGTTATTCTGATCATCTTAATTGTGGTCATGGCCCGATACTGCAGGTCAAAGAATAAGAATGGCTACGAAGCTGGCAAAAAAGATCACGAGGACTTTTTTACCCCACAACAGCATGATAAATCTAAAAAACCGAAGAAAGacaagaaaaataagaaatctaAGCAGCCTTTGTATAGTAGTATTGTGACAGTAGAGGCTTCCAAACCAAATGGACAGAGATATGACAGCGTCAACGAGAAGCTGTCGGACAGTCCCAGCATGGGACGGTACCGTTCTGTTAATGGTGGACCAGGAAGCCCTGATCTTGCCAGGCATTACAAATCCAGCTCCCCCTTACCTACTGTTCAGCTTCACCCCCAGTCCCCAACTGCTGGAAAAAAACACCAGGCTGTACAAGAACTTCCACCAGCCAATACTTTTGTGGGAGCAGGAGACAACATTTCAATTGGATCAGATCACTGTTCTGAGTATAGTTGTCAAACCAATAACAAGTACAGCAAACAG
- the PCDH7 gene encoding protocadherin-7 isoform X3, translated as MQAPGCCFYVLLLLVAVAPAPAKRVLRYRLAEEGPADVRVGNVAADLDIVAGSGEVTFSLESGGEYLKIDNVTGELSTGERRVDREKLPQCQMIFDENECFLDFEVSVIGPAQSWVDLFEGRVIVTDVNDNTPAFPSPVLTLSVEENRPVGTLYLLPTATDRDFGRNGIERYELLQEGRAALPLPPGEGKRRAEGASGVFELQVADTSEGEKQPQLIVKGPLDREQRDSYELTLRVRDGGNPPRSSQSILRVLITDVNDNSPRFERAVYEADLAENSAPGTPILQLRAADADAGVNGQLEYVFGAGTESVRRLLRLDETSGWLSVLHRIDREEVAQLRFTVAARDRGQPSRADKATVVLSIRDENDNVPVVDIRKIGRIPLKDGVAHVAEDVLVDTPVALVQVSDRDQGENGAVTCTVVGDVPFQLKPASDGEGEQNKKKYFLHTSAPLDYESVRDYHVVIVAVDSGSPSLSSNNSLLVRVGDTNDNPPLFGQAVLEVAFPENNLPGERVATVLATDADSGKNAELAYSLDPAMAGIFAIDPDTGDITVNGVLDREQNDRYEFQVTARDKGLPILQGTATVVVQVADRNDNEPKFMQDVFTFYVKENLQPNSPVGMVTVMDADKGRNAEMSLSVEDSSVFSIENDTGTIYSTVSFDREQQTSYTFKVKAMDGGEPPRSATATVSLFVMDENDNAPTVYYPSNKSHAVLLPSSNLRTVVATVNATDNDTGVNADLNYSIVGGNPFKLFEIDTTSGVISLVGKLAQKHYGLHRLVVQVNDSGQPPQSTITLVHVFVNESVSNASVVESQITRSLHTPLTQDIAGDPSYELSKQRLSIVIGVVAGIVIVILIILIVVMARYCRSKNKNGYEAGKKDHEDFFTPQQHDKSKKPKKDKKNKKSKQPLYSSIVTVEASKPNGQRYDSVNEKLSDSPSMGRYRSVNGGPGSPDLARHYKSSSPLPTVQLHPQSPTAGKKHQAVQELPPANTFVGAGDNISIGSDHCSEYSCQTNNKYSKQEATLQGSPVEDVFYKQERFVKDPKLWVV; from the coding sequence ATGCAGGCTCCCGGGTGTTGCTTCTATGTTCTGCTCCTGCtggtggcagtggccccagcCCCGGCTAAGCGGGTGCTACGTTAccggctggcagaggaagggccGGCTGACGTGCGTGTGGGCAATGTGGCTGCTGACTTGGACATCGTGGCAGGCTCGGGGGAGGTGACCTTCAGCCTGGAGTCAGGTGGCGAGTACCTGAAGATCGACAATGTGACTGGCGAGTTGAGCACAGGTGAGCGGCGCGTGGACCGCGAGAAACTGCCACAGTGCCAAATGATTTTCGATGAGAATGAATGTTTCCTGGACTTTGAGGTGTCTGTGATCGGGCCAGCACAGAGCTGGGTGGACCTCTTCGAGGGTCGTGTAATCGTGACTGACGTCAATGACAACACGCCCGCCTTCCCCTCACCTGTGCTCACCCTCAGCGTGGAGGAGAACCGGCCAGTGGGTACCCTCTATTTGCTGCCCACTGCCACTGACCGTGATTTCGGCCGCAACGGCATTGAGCGCTACGAGCTTCTGCAGGAGGGTCGTGCTGCCCTGCCACTGCCACCGGGCGAGGGCAAGCGGAGGGCCGAGGGGGCCAGTGGCGTCTTTGAGCTGCAAGTAGCTGACACGTCGGAAGGTGAGAAGCAGCCACAGCTGATTGTCAAGGGCCCACTGGACCGCGAGCAGCGGGACTCATATGAGCTGACCCTCCGGGTGCGTGACGGCGGAAACCCACCTCGTTCCTCGCAATCCATCCTGCGCGTGCTCATCACAGATGTGAATGACAACAGCCCACGTTTCGAGCGTGCTGTCTATGAGGCAGATTTGGCCGAGAACAGTGCACCTGGCACGCCCATCCTGCAGCTGCGGGCAGCTGATGCTGATGCAGGCGTCAACGGGCAGCTGGAGTATGTCTTCGGTGCTGGCACTGAGTCAGTGCGCCGCTTGCTCCGCCTGGATGAGACTTCTGGCTGGCTCAGCGTGCTTCACCGTATTGACCGTGAGGAGGTGGCACAACTGCGCTTCACAGTAGCGGCGCGTGACCGTGGCCAGCCATCGCGTGCTGACAAGGCCACTGTGGTGCTGAGCATCCGTGACGAGAATGACAATGTGCCTGTTGTTGACATCCGCAAGATCGGACGTATCCCGCTCAAGGACGGCGTGGCACACGTGGCTGAGGACGTACTGGTGGACACACCCGTGGCACTTGTGCAGGTCTCTGACCGTGACCAGGGTGAGAACGGTGCTGTCACATGCACGGTGGTGGGTGATGTGCCCTTCCAGCTTAAGCCAGCCAGTGATGGTGAGGGTGAGCAGAACAAGAAGAAGTACTTCCTGCACACCTCGGCACCACTTGACTATGAGAGTGTGCGTGACTACCATGTGGTCATCGTGGCTGTGGACTCTGGCAGCCCCAGCCTGTCCAGTAACAACTCCCTGCTTGTGCGTGTGGGCGACACCAATGACAACCCACCTCTCTTCGGCCAGGCTGTGCTGGAGGTGGCTTTCCCAGAGAACAACCTGCCAGGAGAGCGTGTGGCCACCGTGCTAGCCACTGATGCTGACAGTGGCAAAAATGCTGAGCTGGCTTACTCACTGGACCCTGCCATGGCCGGTATCTTCGCCATTGACCCAGACACAGGTGACATCACTGTTAATGGTGTGCTAGACAGGGAGCAGAATGACCGCTACGAGTTCCAAGTCACAGCCCGTGACAAGGGCCTGCCTATCCTGCAGGGTACAGCCACTGTGGTGGTACAGGTGGCTGACAGGAATGACAATGAGCCCAAGTTCATGCAGGATGTCTTCACTTTCTACGTCAAGGAGAACCTGCAGCCCAATagccccgtgggcatggtcaccgTCATGGACGCCGACAAGGGCCGCAATGCTGAGATGAGCCTCTCTGTGGAGGACAGCAGTGTATTTTCCATTGAGAATGATACAGGCACTATATATTCCACCGTCTCCTTCGACAGGGAGCAACAGACCAGTTACACGTTCAAAGTGAAGGCCATGGATGGGGGCGAGCCCCCTCGATCAGCCACAGCCACTGTCTCCCTCTTCGTTATGGATGAAAATGACAATGCCCCTACTGTCTACTACCCTAGCAACAAGTCTCATGCTGTCCTGCTCCCTTCCAGCAACCTGCGGACGGTGGTGGCCACAGTAAATGCCACTGATAATGATACAGGTGTCAATGCTGATCTGAACTATAGTATTGTTGGAGGCAATCCTTTCAAACTCTTTGAGATAGACACCACCAGCGGGGTGATCTCATTGGTAGGCAAGCTGGCACAAAAGCACTATGGCTTGCATCGGCTGGTGGTGCAGGTAAATGACAGTGGCCAACCTCCCCAGTCCACCATCACACTGGTCCACGTGTTTGTTAATGAAAGTGTCTCCAATGCCAGTGTGGTGGAATCCCAGATAACCAGAAGTTTGCACACACCCCTAACCCAGGATATTGCTGGAGACCCCAGCTATGAATTAAGCAAGCAAAGACTGAGCATTGTCATTGGTGTGGTGGCTGGCATTGTGATAGTTATTCTGATCATCTTAATTGTGGTCATGGCCCGATACTGCAGGTCAAAGAATAAGAATGGCTACGAAGCTGGCAAAAAAGATCACGAGGACTTTTTTACCCCACAACAGCATGATAAATCTAAAAAACCGAAGAAAGacaagaaaaataagaaatctaAGCAGCCTTTGTATAGTAGTATTGTGACAGTAGAGGCTTCCAAACCAAATGGACAGAGATATGACAGCGTCAACGAGAAGCTGTCGGACAGTCCCAGCATGGGACGGTACCGTTCTGTTAATGGTGGACCAGGAAGCCCTGATCTTGCCAGGCATTACAAATCCAGCTCCCCCTTACCTACTGTTCAGCTTCACCCCCAGTCCCCAACTGCTGGAAAAAAACACCAGGCTGTACAAGAACTTCCACCAGCCAATACTTTTGTGGGAGCAGGAGACAACATTTCAATTGGATCAGATCACTGTTCTGAGTATAGTTGTCAAACCAATAACAAGTACAGCAAACAG